Below is a genomic region from Polluticoccus soli.
TGAACGCGTTTTACTTCGACGAACTGCAAAGAGCTGTGTACGTCAGTTTCAGGGATCTGAGCCGCGTGATAAAAATCAAATACCCGGAGGGCGTAGTGATCGCCGAATATGGTCAATCTATACACGGAGAACCCAGGCAGGGAAATGGAATGTTTTACGGCCAGCACTGCTGCCGGGTCAACGCCAACGGCCAATTGTACCTGTTCAACAACAACATTCCATTTACGAAGGATAAGAGAAGGCGGGATGTTAAAGGGATCATATCCACTGTTGCTATTTACGACGAACCAAAGAATGAAAGCGGATCGCTGACAAAAGCATGGGAGCAGACCTGCAATATCGACACGTTTGCAGCTTATTCATCAGTAGGCGGAGGAAGCGTGTATGAACTTGGCGACGGAGCAATACTTGTGTCCATGGGGTCTGTTAACAGGGATTATATAGTTGGCCAGGATAAGAAGATCGTATGGAACGCGGTGTTTGAAATGAAGAACGGTGAAAACTGGATGCCTTATGCCAATTATCGCTCTAGCCCGGCAGATCATCGCAAGTTCTTGCAATTGATATTCAAATAGTTGAGAGGACGGGGCGAAAAATTAACAAATATTTCTTTTTTAACTGAAAGTTCTATAAATTAGTAAAACCATTACATTAAACTTAATCATTTTCCGTTGACATATCAATCGGTGCTTATGAAAAAAATTACACTATTTGCTCTCTTACTTTTATCCACTCAGGCTTACAGATCCCAGGCCCAGTGTTCAACGTCTTCTACCCCGGGTTCCTATTGTGGTTCTGGCGATGCCATCGACGCATTCTCGCTTGCGGGTGTTCCAACAACCGGCAATAGCGGCTGCAGCAACTCATCGGGATATATATTTTTCAATGCGCCCGTGAGGACCCTGACCATAGGTCAAACTTATCCATGGACTGCTACTGTGGGTGGCAGCTCGTGGACAGAAGGCTTTGCGATATGGATCGATCTAAACAACAACGGTCAATTCGAATCAACGGAGCAGCTTGCATCAACCCCCGCGGCCTATAGCCACAGCGGGACAATAACGATACCAAGCACAGCTACACCGGGTACCAATATCAAAATGAGAACCCGTTGCCAGTATGCAACTCAAATGTTAGCCACTGATGCTTGTACAACTTTAAGCTGGGGTGAAACCGAAGATTACAACGTGACGCTGGCCTCTGCCTGCCCGCTGCCTACTGTGTCCGCGCAGCCTCAAAACCGCACTACCTGCGAAGGTCAGAACGTGCAGTTTAGCGTGACTGCGACCAGCGCTGCAAGCTACCAGTGGCAGGTAAATCCCGGTACTGGCTGGTCAAATGTAGCTGGCGCCAACTATTCAGGCGCAACTGCCAATACACTTGCCATCACCAACGTAACAATTGCTTTCAACACACGCCAATACCGTTGTATCGTTACGGGCAACTGTAGCAACCCTGTAACTTCAGCAGTTGCTACACTCACCGTTAATGCCGGTCCGTCGATCACATCGCAAACACTGGCAGACACTATTTGCCACAATGCGATAACATCGCTGAACGTTAACACCGCAGGTACAATAAGCGCTTACCAGTGGGAAATGGCTATAGCTACAGTTGGCATATTCAGCCCTGTACCTAACCAATACCCATTCTCTGGCGCTAATACAAAAACACTGACCATCGTACCGGTTCCCGATACGCTTAATGATTACATCTTCAGGTGTGCTGTTATCGGCGGCCAATGCCCTAATCTGAACTCTGCTCCGATACCAATGAATGTGATCGAGTCTCCTGTATTTATTGAAGACCCGCAGGATCAGCATATCCAGCCAACTGCCGATGCGCTGTTTACAGCTAAAGGCACACAAGGCATGGCAATAGTTTACTACTGGCAGGCAAGCGCCGATGGTATCAACTACTCAAACATTTACGACAACGCGTTGTATGCTAAAACCAAGACTCCGGAACTGCTGGTAAAAGCAGCGCCACTGTCTATGGCCAACTGGCATTTCCGTTGTATCATTAAATCTGCCGATCCACAATGCGGCCTTTATTACGACACAAGTAAGTCGGCTCAGCTGAAAATGGTCATCCTGCCATCTGGTGTAAATGAACTGGCAAGCGAGCAAAGTGAGATCGTGGTTTATCCTAACCCAGCTACAGGTGGTGAATTGTTCATCAGCACAACGGCTAAAATAGAAGGTGCTTTGAGAGCAACTGTGATAGACAAACTGGGTCGCGTACTCTATTCTTCAGACATCAACCTGTCTAACAGCAATAAAGCGGCAACCATAGATGTAAGCCATCTTACTCCAGGTGTTTACAACCTTCAGCTCACCAATGCAGAGGGCACGTTAAACAGCACTACTACCTTTACGAAACAGTAAGTCAATTCCATACAGATGATAAAGCCCCTCTCCAGGGGCTTTATTTTTTTGCCCATATGAAGCAACTGTTCAGTATGGCATTTGATTTATACAAACAATGCTGTATTCAGCTTGACGGGAGCGTGTTATGAAAACTAATATCAACGGCTTATCTGCAGAGGCAATTGGGGCGAGCAGCTTGTATAACATCCTTATGCAAGCCCCTGTTGTGTTTAGCGTTACAAAGGGAGAAAACCATGTTTTGTACCTGGTTAACGATGCGGCATATAAACTTTGGGGCAAGGGGCCGGACATGATAGGGAAACCACTGCTCGAAGCACTTCCCGAACTGAACGATCAGGAAATCAAGGAATTGTTCGATCACGTATACAATACAGGGGAAACCTATTCCAGCAAAGCTGTGCCTATAACCTCTTTCGCCACCGGGAAAGCTGAGCGGTTCTACTTCGACATTGTCTATCAGCCCTATTATGAAGTAGGAAACGACACACCGGCAGGCGTCGTAAGTATTTCCTACGATGTAACATTCATGGTACAATCGCAACAGAACGTAGAAGAAAGCGAGGAGCGTTTCCGCACAATGGCCAATTCCATTCCACAGCTGGCCTGGATGACCGACGCACAAGGATGGATATATTGGTATAACGACCGCTGGTACGATTACACCGGAACATCGCCCGAAGAGATGGTGGGCTGGGGATGGAAGAAAGTACACCATCCCGATATGGTAGACCGCGTGGTTGAGCGTTTCGCCGAGGCTATCGAAACTGGCCAGCCATGGGAAGACACCTTTCCTTTGCGCAGTAAGAATGGCGACTACCGCTGGTTTCTCTCCCGCTCCATCCCGGTGCGAAAAAAAGACGGATCGTTGCTTGGTTGGTTTGGCACGAACACTGATATAACAGAGGAGCGGGAAATAAAAGAAGCTTTACAGCAGAGCGAAGCCAATCTGCGCAACCTGGTATTACACGCGCCGGTAGCTATGGCTATCGGAAGCGCCCCGGATTTCGTAGTAGAAGTAGCCAATACCCGCATGCTGGAGATCTGGGAAAAGCAAGCTGACGAAATAATAGGGCGTCCGGTTTTTGAGGTATTGCCGGAGGCAGGCGAACAAGGGCTGCGACAGGTAATACAAAGGGTCTATGCCACAGGAGAGCCATTTACTGCCAACGAGATGCCCGTTTCATTACCGCGAAACAATAAGCTGGAAACAGTGTTTCTGAACTTTATTTACGAGCCGATCAAAAACGCCGATGGAACAGTCAGCAAGATAGTCGCTGTAGCGACCGACGTGACAGAACTGGTATTAGCCCGCAAAAAGGTTGAAGAAAGCCACAAAGAAGCTCAATTCGTGATGGATACTGTACCACAGATCATTTGGCTGGCGCTGCCTGATGGCTATCACTACTATTACAATAAGCAATGGACCAACTACACCGGCCTCAGTTTTACTGACACCCAGGGTGAAGGATGGAACGATGTCTTCCATCCTGATGACCAGGAACGAGCCTGGGAAAAATGGTCGCATAGCCTGGAAACCGGTGAACCTTACGAGATCGAATACCGGCTACGGCGATATGACGGAGAATACCCCTCGTTCCTGGGGCGCGCAGTACCAATAAGGGACGAAGCAGGGATTATTGTCAAATGGTTTGGAACGGGTACGGAAATAGATGATCAGAAAACATTTGAACGAACTCTGGAACAACGGGTAAAAGAAAGCACCAAAGAATTGCGGCAAAGCAATAGCGAGCTTCAGCAATTCATTCATATGGCCTCTCACGATCTTAAAGAACCTGTGCGTAAGATCACTGTGTTCATCAGTCAGCTGCAGGCACACCTTAAGGAGCAGCTTGACGAAAAAAGCAAGTTCTATCTTGGCCGGGTGCAATCAGCAACTACCCGCATGTTCTCTATTATCCACGGTGTACTCAACTATTCAGTTGTTGCGGCAAAAGAAGAGGCATATGAATTAGTGAACTTGAATAAGGTGGTGAAAGATGTCAAAGACGATCTTGAATTAAGGATCCAGGACAAAGCGGCAACTATCAACCACACAAATTTACCGGAACTGAAAGGAGCACAGGTAATGCTGCACCAGGTCTTCTACAACCTCATCAGTAATTCATTAAAGTTCTCAAGAGCCGATGCTGCCCCCGTCATCAACATATCATCAGAGATCGTATCCCGCGATAACAAAGTTTGTGCACGCATACTGGTAAAAGACAACGGCATTGGTTTTGAGCAAAAATATGCCGAGAAGATATTTGGAAGCTTTACCCGCCTGCACACAAAAGATGAATACGAAGGAGCTGGCCTTGGACTATCGCTCTGTAAAACGATCATTGAGCGACACGAAGGATCGATCAAAGCTACAAGCGCCGAGGGTGAAGGAACTGAGTTTGAGATCATGCTGCCGATGAAAAGTTAAAAGAAGGCTTATCAATGTAAAACAACAATTTGGTTTCGCAGGCTGCACACTAAAACCAAACTGGCAATTCAGGTTAAATACCGAATTTGGCATAGCTATTGTTACATAAAGTAAAATTCCATTTTCGGTGAAACCACTATCAGCCCTTTGCTGCCTCTTTTTATTCCTTAGTTCATGCACAAAGGATACAATAACACAAGAAGCCGGTGTAAGATATTTCTACAATGACCTGCCTGTCAACCTTATCGTGGACATCTATCATATTCCAGACGCCGGCACAACAGCAACGGAGTACATCCAACACATCTTTATTAAAAAAATGTCGGTACCTGCGCATGCAACAGTTACTATTGGTGACGATGGTATGAAAAATGGGGAGGTCTATGATTGTGACTGGTACTCGGCTGACTATAAATATTCGGGCTGGAACCAATACGGCTTTGCTCCCCGTTTTACTTATCAGCAGAGAGGCGAAAAAACAAAGACATTTGCAGCGGGTCCATCAAACAACAGGCTGATCTGCCTTAGTGGAAACGCCAAACAAACAGTATGGAGAACTGTTGGCGCTTTTGATAAAGATGGGAATGATATATGGAACATACTCCCTGACTCTGAGAAATATCATGTAGTAGTGATAGACTGGGCCAGGAAAGTGACAGATTCAAATTACATTATCCCGGATGGTGCTATCAGGCAGGCAGAATATGTACTTCATGATTCTTCTTTTGTACTGCTTGTTCCCGGAACGAGTACACAACCCAGCCTTAAACTGACTACGGAGCTGAATTTAAAAGTGCCTCATCCACCGGTACATACTGACAGCCTTTATTATTCGTTCAGGTACAACAATGGAGGTCTGGTGAAAGACAAGGGATATTATTACCTGGTCAAAAAGACCGAACTGCGTTATTAGTTATATAAAACTCAAAGTATGCGTGCGATAGTATTTCTGCTTTTGCCTGTTCTCTTCTCATTCTTAGCGTGTAAAAAAAATGATCTGCCTCCCAACGATTATAAATGTACGATACAATGTAATGAGCAATCAGTGGAGCCCGAGTTCCGAAATTACACGGACAGCATGTTGGACACCGTAGTGTATAAACATTACGTACCCAATGGCAAATTTGACAGTTTTATAAAAGATATTACTTACTACGACAAAGCAACGGTAGAAAGTCATTATAGCCTGAACAGTAAATATGACTACGAGGTCATTGTAGTTGGGGTAGATACTTTCAGGATATGGGGTTTCGTCAACACGCCGAAATCTGAAGAAATGTGGTGCGGACCGCATGGTGGTGCAGGGCTGCATTGCTACTACAACCAGGACATGTTAATGGTGGATAAGGACACGGTGCACCCATATAGCGGACAATATGTTTCAAAGATCATTTTATCCAAAAAATAGACCGCCGCAGCAATGGAAGCTAAAACCGGCCCTGAAAGTGTATTTTTTTTAAAGAACTTAGCCTAACGCCTCGATATTCTTGGCCGGACTACAGACCTCTCTCGAAGAATTCATTTTTTGACTATATAGAATAAAATTTGTATTTTTGTTATTGTAAAAAGCAGGGGCTTCTACAAGTTTGTTGACAAGAGATCGAGCTTTGGAAAACAACCCCAAAACGACAACAAATGACGACAAATCGGGATTTGCCACAGGTTGAAAAAAGGCTCAAAACGGGCAAAAAAAGCTAACAAATTGAAAAGGGAATCGTTGCCGGCATTGAGTTTCGGCGAGTAACAAATGACAGTAGCTGTAACAAAATAAAAAGCGCCAATTTATTGACGCCAGGTAAAGGCAGTAGCCCCAACAGGAAGTTTCTCGAACTATTTCATAGAGTATCTAAAGTTGATGCTGCACGAGAGGCTGACGTGTAGAAGGGCTGGATTTATGATGCAACATATGAAATTGTTTTTGGGTCACTTACCTTTAAAAAATAAATACGCCATTAAGCATAATCTACAATATGGTTGATCCATCACACACCGGGAAACACATTCAATATGTCACAAATTTTCAAGATTTTGTTTCTGCACCATTTAAGGGAGATATTAATGCGATCTGCTGGACCCGTACTCTACGAGGTGATTTTTCCGAGATTGTTAAACAAGTAGCACTAACCGGAAATATAACAGAAATCGGACCAGAGGAAATTTGCGATCTTCCGTTGAGTGAACAGGGGCAGCTTGCTCGTGAAATCCTTTTAAACGATTTGAAAATATTGAACGCTCACGGCGCTTCGCCCATCATAAATGTGGTCAAGTGTTATGACCGGGACGACACTTATCCTTTTTTTCCAACTGATGTTTATTCGTTCCATGTTGATCGCTCTCCCATTCCTGTCGACACCATTTTATGCACTTATTATGGTGCCCCCAGCGAGATATTGCCTAATACACAAGGCCAGAAGAAAATTCTTATTCCGGAGATACGTGATAGACTCAGGAAGCTATATCAGGGAGCAGATGATGATTTTGAATCATTCTTAAGTGAACATTTCTTTGATCTGCATTATCAAGCCATGCCTGATGCACATCCCATAAGTTTAGGCCTGGGTAATATGTGGCGGCTGGCGGTTGATCATCCTGAAAGTCTGGTTCCTGCTTGCATCCATCGCGCACCAGATGAAAAGGGACTGCATCGGCTACTGATGATCTGTTGAACGTAACTATAAGAACAGGTTTATTCCTGTA
It encodes:
- a CDS encoding GEVED domain-containing protein, translated to MKKITLFALLLLSTQAYRSQAQCSTSSTPGSYCGSGDAIDAFSLAGVPTTGNSGCSNSSGYIFFNAPVRTLTIGQTYPWTATVGGSSWTEGFAIWIDLNNNGQFESTEQLASTPAAYSHSGTITIPSTATPGTNIKMRTRCQYATQMLATDACTTLSWGETEDYNVTLASACPLPTVSAQPQNRTTCEGQNVQFSVTATSAASYQWQVNPGTGWSNVAGANYSGATANTLAITNVTIAFNTRQYRCIVTGNCSNPVTSAVATLTVNAGPSITSQTLADTICHNAITSLNVNTAGTISAYQWEMAIATVGIFSPVPNQYPFSGANTKTLTIVPVPDTLNDYIFRCAVIGGQCPNLNSAPIPMNVIESPVFIEDPQDQHIQPTADALFTAKGTQGMAIVYYWQASADGINYSNIYDNALYAKTKTPELLVKAAPLSMANWHFRCIIKSADPQCGLYYDTSKSAQLKMVILPSGVNELASEQSEIVVYPNPATGGELFISTTAKIEGALRATVIDKLGRVLYSSDINLSNSNKAATIDVSHLTPGVYNLQLTNAEGTLNSTTTFTKQ
- a CDS encoding PAS domain-containing sensor histidine kinase — encoded protein: MKTNINGLSAEAIGASSLYNILMQAPVVFSVTKGENHVLYLVNDAAYKLWGKGPDMIGKPLLEALPELNDQEIKELFDHVYNTGETYSSKAVPITSFATGKAERFYFDIVYQPYYEVGNDTPAGVVSISYDVTFMVQSQQNVEESEERFRTMANSIPQLAWMTDAQGWIYWYNDRWYDYTGTSPEEMVGWGWKKVHHPDMVDRVVERFAEAIETGQPWEDTFPLRSKNGDYRWFLSRSIPVRKKDGSLLGWFGTNTDITEEREIKEALQQSEANLRNLVLHAPVAMAIGSAPDFVVEVANTRMLEIWEKQADEIIGRPVFEVLPEAGEQGLRQVIQRVYATGEPFTANEMPVSLPRNNKLETVFLNFIYEPIKNADGTVSKIVAVATDVTELVLARKKVEESHKEAQFVMDTVPQIIWLALPDGYHYYYNKQWTNYTGLSFTDTQGEGWNDVFHPDDQERAWEKWSHSLETGEPYEIEYRLRRYDGEYPSFLGRAVPIRDEAGIIVKWFGTGTEIDDQKTFERTLEQRVKESTKELRQSNSELQQFIHMASHDLKEPVRKITVFISQLQAHLKEQLDEKSKFYLGRVQSATTRMFSIIHGVLNYSVVAAKEEAYELVNLNKVVKDVKDDLELRIQDKAATINHTNLPELKGAQVMLHQVFYNLISNSLKFSRADAAPVINISSEIVSRDNKVCARILVKDNGIGFEQKYAEKIFGSFTRLHTKDEYEGAGLGLSLCKTIIERHEGSIKATSAEGEGTEFEIMLPMKS